The uncultured Subdoligranulum sp. genomic sequence CAGATCTGGGGGAAGTAGGCCAGCATGCCGGCGTCAAAGCGGCCGCCGCCGCCGGCGCAGCCCTCGAAGAGCACGTCGGGGAAGGCGGTGGTCAGCCGGTCCAGCAGCCGGTAGACGCCCAGCATGTAGCGGTGGGCCACCTCGCCCTGGCGTTCGGGGGGCAGGGCCCGGCTGTAAACGTCCGACATGTTGCGGTTCATGTCCCACTTGATATATTCGATGTGGTGGTTGCGCAAAAGGTCGCTGAGCACATCGGTGAGGTAGTCCACCACCTCGTCCCGGCCGAAGTCCAGCACCAGCTGGTCGCGGCCCATGGCGGGGTCGCGGCCGGGCAGCGTCAGGGCCCAGTCGTGGTGGGCGCGGTAGAGGTCGGAATCCTCGCTGATCATCTCGGGTTCGATCCACAGGCCGAACTTCATGCCCAGGGCGTTGACCCGCTCAATCAGCGGGTCCAGACCGCCGGGCAGCTTCTTCTCGTTGACGTACCAGTCGCCCAGGCCGCTGTTGTCGTCGTCCCGCTTGCCGAACCAGCCGTCGTCCAGCACCATCATCTCCACGCCCAGGCTGGCGGCCTTCTCGGCGATCTGGCAGATGGTGTCGGTGGTGAACTGGAAGTAGGTGGCCTCCCAGTTGTTGATGAGCACCGGGCGGCGGGTATAGCGGAAGGGGCTGCGGCAGATGTTGCGGCGGATAAACTGCTGATAGTGCTGGGACAGGGCGGTCAGGCCGTCGGGGGCGCAGGCCAGCAGCACCTCGGGGGTGGTGAAGGCGGCGCCGGGGTCCAGCTTCCAGCTGAACCGCTCGTCGTGGATGCCCGAGACAATGCGGGTGGAACCGTTCTGGTCCACCTCGATGTCGGTGCGGTGGCTGCCGGAATAGACCAGCATGACGCCGTAGCACAGCCCGGCGGTCTCGGTGGCGCCCCGGTCACAGAGGATGACAAAGGGGTTGTGGTGGTGGCTGGAGGCGCCGCGGGTGGAGGAAACGGTCTGGATGGCGTTGGCCAGCGGGGTGCGCTGCATCTGGCGTTCCATGGCGTGACGGCCGTGGAAGTGGATCAGGTCCCACTGGCCGAAGGGCAGGTCCAGGCAGAGGGAGGCAGCCTTTTCCAGCCGCAGCGTGTGGGTGCCGTTGTTGCGCAGCCGCGCCGCCCGGGTGATGATATCCTGGTCGGCGAAGACGCCGTAGTAGAGGTCCAGTTCCAGCCCGGTGACAAAATCCCGCATCGTGATGACCAGCGTTTCGGCGTCGCCGTCCTCCTCGTGGGCGCAGGGCAGGCCCTCCAGGGCATACTTGCCGCTCTCGATGCGGTGGGACACATAGACAAAGTCGGCACCGGCGGCACCGGTCTCATCCCGGACCACCACACAGGACAGCCGGAAATCTCCCACATTGCAGCCGGTGTACTCCTGGGGGAGCACATCGGGGGAGACGCCGCGCTGCCGGCGGCAGGCGTAGTAATCGGGGGAAAAGCCGTGGTCGGCGGGGGGATACAAGGCGGAAAGATCGCCCCGGCCGATGCGGCGGCCGTAGTACAGGTGCAGAAGATGCCCCCGCTCGTCCACCTGCATGTGGTAGCTGGTGCGGGCGGTTTCCAGCGTGAAGACGCCTGTGTCGGTATGGTATTGAATGCCCATAAAAGGACCTCCTGAAAAATTATATAGTACAGTGTCGGAGCAGGACGGTGGAAAACTCCGGACACACTGTTTTCCCAATAAGCAGCAGGCGGGCGGACCGGAACTGCCGGTCGTCCGCCTGCTGCTGGAATGCCTGGATTCAGGCTGTATGATGCGATGGTACGGCTTATTTGCCGCCGGTCATCGCGATGCCCTGGATGAACTGTTTCTGGAACAGCAGATACAGGATGACCATGGGGATCATGGCCAGCAGGCTGCCGGCCATCAGGACCGGGAAGTTGGTGGTGTACTGGCCGTTCAGGGTGGACAGGCCGGCGGAAAGGGTCATCATGTTCAGGTCGGTGTTGCAGATCAGCGGCCACATCAGGTCGGAGTAGGCGAACACCGCGGTGAAGATGGCCAGGGCGGCGCAGCTGGAACCGGTGAGGGGGAACATGACCTTGGTGAAGGTCTGCCACTTGTTGCAGCCGTCCAGATAGGCGGCCTCGGCGATTTCATTGGGGATGCCCAGGTAGGTCTGCCGCAAAAAGAAGGTGCCGAAGGCGGAGACCAGGCCGGGGAAGACCAGCGCGAAGATGGTGTTGGTCAGGCCCATGCGGGCGAGCATCAGGTACTGGGGGGTGATGAAGATCTGGCTGGGCAGCATCATCTGGATCAGCACGATGCTGAACAGCAGGTTCTTGCAGGGGAACTGCAGTTTGGCGAAGGCATAGCCGGCCATGGAGCTGAACAGCACGGCGCAGACCACCCGGAAGACGATGAGCAGACCGGTGTTGACGTAGAGGTTCAGGAAGGGAAGGCTCGCCAGGGCGGTGACGAAGTTGTCGAAGTTCCACTGGGCGGGCAGGATCTGGGGCGGAATGGCCATCGACTCGGCCTGGGTCTTGAAGCTGGTCAGGAGCATCCACACGAAGGGGAAGATCATGAGGATGCTGCCCAGCACCAGAACCACATAGGTCAGCGTGGTGGTCAGCCGCTTGCTGCTTTTCATACTGGTATTCATACTTTACACCTCGTAATTGACCCACTTTTTCTGGCCCCAGAACTGGATGAGGGTGACCACACCGATCAGCAGAACGGTCCAGACGACGATGGCGGACGCATAGCCCTTGTCGCCGGCGATGAAGCTCTGGCGGTAGAACAGGGACATCAGGCTCTGTGCGTCGTTGAGGGCGGGGTTGGCGTCGTCCACCATCATGTAGATCAGGTCGAAGACCTTCAGGGAGGACATCAGACGCATGATCATGACCACGAACAGGGTGGGCGAGACCATCGGCAGCGTGATGGAGAAGAACTGCTTGACCTTGGACGCGCCGTCCAGGTCGGCAGCCTCGTACAGCGTAGCCGACACATTCTGCAGGCCAGCCAGGAGCAGCACGGCGTCATAGCCGATGTTGGACCAGATCTGGACCACAGCGCAGGTGAAAAGTACGAAGCGGGAGTCGGTCAGCCAACCGACATTGGCGCCCAGTACCGAATTAATAATACCATATTGTGTGTTAAAAATCCACTTCCAGACCATGGCAACGGCGGCGGGGGCCACGACCATGGGCAGGAAGAAGATGGCGCGGAAGGTGGTGCGGCCGCGGATCTTGCTGTTGAGCAGCACGGCCACGATGAGCGCCAGGAAGATACCCACCGGCACCGTCAGGATGCAGAACAGGATGGTGTTCCAGGTAGCCTTCCAGAACTCGGCGTTCTGGAACATCTCCACGTAGTTGTCGATGCCCTCAAACTCGAACATGCCGAAGGGCAGCGACTTGGAAAAGCTCATGTAGATGGCCTGGACAAAGGGCCAGATATTCAGTACCAGCAATCCGATGATGGTGGGCGCCACCATGATGAGGCCCCACTTGGCACCGTCGCGGGCAAGCTTGGACGTATTTTGCATTACGCATCCTCCTCCGGGTAGTATTCGGCGCTGGCCTCATCCACGATCTCCTGCATGGTCTGCAGACCGGTGTCGATGTCCAGCTGGCCGGTGTAGATCTTCAGCAGCGTGTCGCTGACCGGGGTCTTCCACTCGGGGCGGGCGGCGTTGTTGACGCTCTGGACGCAGTAGTCGAACATGTCGATGAAGGACTGCACGTCGATGGGGTATTCGTCAAAGACGCCCACCCAGGTTTCCTCCAGGCCTTCGTAGGCGGGGATGGCGGCGCCGCTCTCGCCCTGGATGCGCTGGCCTTCCTCGCTGCCGAAGAACTTCAGCACGTCCTTGACGATGTCCAGGTGCTTGTTGGTGGCGCTGGTGGCGTAGCTCAGGCCGTTGGAGATGGTGGCCCGGCCGTCGCCGTTCATGGGATTGGGGCACTTGGGCAGCACGGCCACATCCCACTTGCCCACCATCTCGGGGTAGTTCTGCAGCTCGCTGAGGATGTTCCAGTCGCCCTCAAAGAACATGGCGCCCTTCTCGGAGAAGAAGGCCGTGCCGGGAGCCGTCTCGGCGAAGTAGTTCTGGTCGGGGCACCAGTCGTTCTTCTGCAGGTTGATGTAGAACTCCATGCCCATCTTGGTGGCGGGGTCGGTGAAGTTGGCCCGGGTCTTGTCCTCGGTCAGGATGCTGCCGCCCGCCTGGTACACGAAGTTCCAGTAGCCCAGCTGGTCGTCGCCGTAGGCCATGTAGCCGTACTTGCCGGTGGCGTCGTAGATCTTCTGGGAGGCCTCGCACAGGTCATCCCAGGTCCAGCTCTCGTCGGGGTAGGCCACGCCCGCGGCGTCAAACATCTCCTTGTTGTACACCAGGCCCACGGTGTCCTTGTCCTTCGGCACGGCATAGAGCTTGCCGTCCGAACCGCTGGCGTTGGCCAGCGAAATGTCGGAAAAATGCTCGGTTTCCACAATGTCGGAGCAGTCCGCCAGCTTGCCGTAGTCGGCATACTTCAGGATCTCGTTGGTGTGCATCCAGAAGATGTCCGGCATCTGGTTGGAGATGGCGGCCGCCTCCAGCTTGGTCCAGTACTCGTCCCAGCTGGTGACCTGCACTTCGATGTGCACGTTGGGGTGCTGCGCCGTGTAGGCATCGCACATGGCCTGCATACCGTCGCGCTGCGCCACGTCCCAGATCTGGAATGTCAGGTTCACCGTGCCGTCGGCACTGTCCGATCCGCAGGCGGTCAGTCCGGTGGCTAATCCGGCAGTCAGGCAGGTGGCCATCAACCCGGCAACCAGCTTCCGTTTGATGTTCATAAGATGTTTTCCTCCTGTTGTTGGTTTGCAGTGGTTCGCTGCCGCCCGGCCGGTCCGGCAGTGGGAGAACGGGGTTTTCGCCAATTTGATGAAATTTCGTGGGAAAATTTGTACAATGTGCACTATGCACAAAATCTTTCCTGAATTAGCAACTTTATTATACAATTTGCGCATCTTTCCGAGAATATCATGCTGCCACTTTTTATATCTCAATTTGTAGGATTTCTATGATTTTTATTGAAGTATAGACGCATTATGGTATATAATAATAAAAAACAGCAGGGGAGGCCGTTGTATGGTCCGTCAGAAGGATGTAAAGACCGAAAACAAGCTCAAATTTCATGTGTTCCAGGACGAACGGTTTGTGGATCTGACCATCTACCAGTACGGGTGGGAGCGCACCGAGCCGCTGCATGCCTACGGCCCCCACAAGCGGAATCACTACCTGTTCCACTATGTGATCGCGGGGCGGGGAACGCTGTATGCCAACGACCAGGCCTACCCCATCGAGGCGGGGCACGGCTTCCTGATCGTGCCGGACCAGACCACCACCTACATGGCGGATGAGAAAGACCCCTGGGAGTATACCTGGATCGAGATCGACGGCCTGCGGGTGAGTGAAAGCCTGAGCCTGGCGGGGCTGAGCCAGGCCCGGCCGGTCTACACGCCCCAGAACCGGGAGGCGGGCCGGGCGCTGCAGGACCAGATGCTCTACATCGTCAACCATCCCGAGGACAGTCCCGTGCGGCAGATCGGGGAGTGCTTTTTGTTCCTCGACCAGCTGGTGCAGTCCTCGGCGGCCAGGCGGGCGCCCAGCCAGCGCCGTCTGCGGGACTTTTACATGAAGGAGGCGCTCTCCTTCATTGAACAGAATTACCAGCGGGATATCTCCATCGAGGACATCGCCGCCTTCTGCGGGCTGAACCGCAGCTATTTCGGCAAGGTGTTCCGGGATTCCATGGGGGAGAGCCCCCAGGCCTTCCTGCTGCACTACCGGATGGCCCGGGCGGCCCAGATGCTCAAGGAGACCGCCCTGCCCATCGGCACCATCAGCGCCATGGTGGGCTACGCCAACCAGCTGCACTTTTCCCGGGCGTTCAAGGCGGTGTACGGCATGGCGCCCCGCAGCTACCGCCAGACCCATTTTATTCGGGAACCCGGCCCGGCGGAGAAAATCGGCATTTGACAGCGCCGCCCATTTCGTTTATGCTGATGGCAGGAGGAAAACGGCCATGGAATTTTCGGAATACTTTCCCGTATGGGATAAACTGACCCCCGACCAGCAGCGGATGCTGGCGGATAACGCCGCGCTGCGCACCGTACCCAAGGGCACGGTGGTGCACAACGGTTCGGCGGACTGCATCGGTTTTTTGCTGGTGCGCACCGGCCAGCTGCGGGTGTACATCCTGTCCGACGAGGGACGGGAGGTGACGCTTTACCGGCAGTTTCCCCGGGATCTCTGTGTGATGTCGGCTTCCTGCATGCTGCGGGGGCTGCAGTACGATGTGACGGTGGAGGCCGAGAAGGACACGGAATTCTGGCAGATTCCGGCCCGGGCCTACAAGGAACTGATGGAGGCGTCGGCGCCGGTGGCCAACTACACCAACGAGGTGATGGCCTCCCACTTTTCCGATGTGATGTGGCTCATCGAGCAGATCCTGTGGAAAAGTTTTGACAAGCGGCTGGCGGCCTTCCTGCTGGAGGAGAGCGCCCTGGAGGACAGCCCCACCCTGAAGACCACCCACGAGACCATCGGCCACCATCTGGGTTCCCCCCGGGAGGTGGTGACCCGGATGCTGCGGTATTTCCAGGACGAGGGCCTGGTGAAGCTGTCCCGGGGCAGCGTGACCCTGGTGGACACCGCCCGGCTGCAGGCGCTGGCGGGGGACTGAACCAAAAAAACCGCCGACGGAACAATCCGTCGGCGGTTTTGGTATTGGGGTTATCGTTCCACCGGGCCGTGGTAGCTGATGATGCCGCCAATGTTGGTGACCCGGGTGTAGCCGCTGCCCTGCAGCAGGCGGGCGGCCTGACCCGACCGGGCGCCGCTGCGGCAGTAGAGGAAAAGGGGCGTGTCCCTGGCGGGGGCCACGGCGTCGATGCCGTCCAGCGCCTGGAGGGGCAGGTTCCGGGCGCCGGGAATGTGGCCCTCGGCGTACTCGGCGGGGGTGCGCACATCCAGCAGCAGGGCGCCGGGGGTCTGGCGGCACTGCTCCACACCGCCGTCCATGTCCGGCCCGCGCAGGAAGTCCAGGAATCCCATGGTTCAGCCCTCCTGGACCAGCGCCAGGATCTGGTTCTTGGGCCGCGCGCCCACGGTGCGCTGGGTGACCTGGCCGTTCTTCACCACCATCAGGGTGGGGATGCTCATGACCTGGAACTGGCTGGCCAGCTCGGGCTGCTCATCCACGTTAATCTTGCCCACCTTGATCTCGGGATGCTCGGCGGCGATCTCATCCACCAGAGGGCTCACCATGCGGCAGGGGCCGCACCAGCTGGCCCAGAAGTCCACCAGCACCGGGCGATCGGAGTTCAGCACTTCGTTGACGAAATTTTCTTTGGTAATATGCAGCACAGACATTGTTTTGTCCTCCTTTGGTGTCTTGTTTGTTTTGTTGTGGCTATAGTATACCCCGTCCGGCCCGGCTTTTCTGTGATGAGGTCACCAAAGGCGCCGCCCCTTGACGGAAAAGCCTTTCCCGTACTATAATAGTTCAGTCAGCATTGCCCGGGTGTGGCGAAGCTTGGTATCGCGCCTGGTTTGGGACCAGGAGATTTCGCAGGTTCGAATCCTGTCACCCGGACTGGTACAAGTCGCATGGCCGCCGTTTTGGGGGCTGTGCGGCTTTTCTTTTTTGGAAAAAGTCGGATTTTGGTACAACTCCGATACAAAGGGGTGTCATACTGAAGGCAAGAACCTATCGGAGAAGGAGGAACTGCCCCATGAAACGATCCCTGCTCACCCTGCTGGCCCTGGCTTTCTGCCTGTCCGCCTGCGCCCCGGCGGCTTCCGCCCCGCAGAGCGAAGCGCCCGCTGCCGTCACCACTGAAACAGCCCCGGCGGAGGAATCCGGCCAGACGGCTGCAGCCGCCTGCGCCGGAAACATCCGGGGCAACGGCGATCTGCAGCAGGACGGCGCGCTGCGCTACAGCATCGGCTACACCGACCCTTCGGAGGGGGAACAGAAGTTCCGGGTGCTGGTGCTGGACTGTGACACCGGTAAGCAGACCAGTCTGTACACGCTGGAGGAACCGGCCCAGACGGTGAGCAAACCCTTTGTGGTGAACGGTACGGTCTACGTCTTTACCGACAAGACGATGTATCAGATCCCCGCGGCGGGGGGCGAAGCCCGGAAAGTGGATCTTTCGGCGTTCTTCTACCCCACCAGCATGGACGACACCGCCGGATACAGCTTTTCCTATGATGATTCGGTGAACAATTTCCGATGCACCCGTCTGGACCTGCAGACCGGGGAACTC encodes the following:
- a CDS encoding alpha-galactosidase is translated as MGIQYHTDTGVFTLETARTSYHMQVDERGHLLHLYYGRRIGRGDLSALYPPADHGFSPDYYACRRQRGVSPDVLPQEYTGCNVGDFRLSCVVVRDETGAAGADFVYVSHRIESGKYALEGLPCAHEEDGDAETLVITMRDFVTGLELDLYYGVFADQDIITRAARLRNNGTHTLRLEKAASLCLDLPFGQWDLIHFHGRHAMERQMQRTPLANAIQTVSSTRGASSHHHNPFVILCDRGATETAGLCYGVMLVYSGSHRTDIEVDQNGSTRIVSGIHDERFSWKLDPGAAFTTPEVLLACAPDGLTALSQHYQQFIRRNICRSPFRYTRRPVLINNWEATYFQFTTDTICQIAEKAASLGVEMMVLDDGWFGKRDDDNSGLGDWYVNEKKLPGGLDPLIERVNALGMKFGLWIEPEMISEDSDLYRAHHDWALTLPGRDPAMGRDQLVLDFGRDEVVDYLTDVLSDLLRNHHIEYIKWDMNRNMSDVYSRALPPERQGEVAHRYMLGVYRLLDRLTTAFPDVLFEGCAGGGGRFDAGMLAYFPQIWCSDDTDAIERLTIQHGTSFGYPVSAMGAHVSACPNHQTGRTTPLWTRAVVAMSGTFGYELDLGKLSDEECQQVRQQIETFKKLYDVVQNGRYYRLSDPAREPRYTAWQTVTHKESLVSLVLTHPEANARPLHICLRGLEEDALYRVESLHLYGTTATPERSDAVTDRLLGAVYSGSTLMYAGYTLPQLAGDFPSVQLHLVRV
- a CDS encoding carbohydrate ABC transporter permease codes for the protein MNTSMKSSKRLTTTLTYVVLVLGSILMIFPFVWMLLTSFKTQAESMAIPPQILPAQWNFDNFVTALASLPFLNLYVNTGLLIVFRVVCAVLFSSMAGYAFAKLQFPCKNLLFSIVLIQMMLPSQIFITPQYLMLARMGLTNTIFALVFPGLVSAFGTFFLRQTYLGIPNEIAEAAYLDGCNKWQTFTKVMFPLTGSSCAALAIFTAVFAYSDLMWPLICNTDLNMMTLSAGLSTLNGQYTTNFPVLMAGSLLAMIPMVILYLLFQKQFIQGIAMTGGK
- a CDS encoding sugar ABC transporter permease, whose amino-acid sequence is MQNTSKLARDGAKWGLIMVAPTIIGLLVLNIWPFVQAIYMSFSKSLPFGMFEFEGIDNYVEMFQNAEFWKATWNTILFCILTVPVGIFLALIVAVLLNSKIRGRTTFRAIFFLPMVVAPAAVAMVWKWIFNTQYGIINSVLGANVGWLTDSRFVLFTCAVVQIWSNIGYDAVLLLAGLQNVSATLYEAADLDGASKVKQFFSITLPMVSPTLFVVMIMRLMSSLKVFDLIYMMVDDANPALNDAQSLMSLFYRQSFIAGDKGYASAIVVWTVLLIGVVTLIQFWGQKKWVNYEV
- a CDS encoding sugar ABC transporter substrate-binding protein — translated: MNIKRKLVAGLMATCLTAGLATGLTACGSDSADGTVNLTFQIWDVAQRDGMQAMCDAYTAQHPNVHIEVQVTSWDEYWTKLEAAAISNQMPDIFWMHTNEILKYADYGKLADCSDIVETEHFSDISLANASGSDGKLYAVPKDKDTVGLVYNKEMFDAAGVAYPDESWTWDDLCEASQKIYDATGKYGYMAYGDDQLGYWNFVYQAGGSILTEDKTRANFTDPATKMGMEFYINLQKNDWCPDQNYFAETAPGTAFFSEKGAMFFEGDWNILSELQNYPEMVGKWDVAVLPKCPNPMNGDGRATISNGLSYATSATNKHLDIVKDVLKFFGSEEGQRIQGESGAAIPAYEGLEETWVGVFDEYPIDVQSFIDMFDYCVQSVNNAARPEWKTPVSDTLLKIYTGQLDIDTGLQTMQEIVDEASAEYYPEEDA
- a CDS encoding AraC family transcriptional regulator; its protein translation is MVRQKDVKTENKLKFHVFQDERFVDLTIYQYGWERTEPLHAYGPHKRNHYLFHYVIAGRGTLYANDQAYPIEAGHGFLIVPDQTTTYMADEKDPWEYTWIEIDGLRVSESLSLAGLSQARPVYTPQNREAGRALQDQMLYIVNHPEDSPVRQIGECFLFLDQLVQSSAARRAPSQRRLRDFYMKEALSFIEQNYQRDISIEDIAAFCGLNRSYFGKVFRDSMGESPQAFLLHYRMARAAQMLKETALPIGTISAMVGYANQLHFSRAFKAVYGMAPRSYRQTHFIREPGPAEKIGI
- a CDS encoding Crp/Fnr family transcriptional regulator, translated to MEFSEYFPVWDKLTPDQQRMLADNAALRTVPKGTVVHNGSADCIGFLLVRTGQLRVYILSDEGREVTLYRQFPRDLCVMSASCMLRGLQYDVTVEAEKDTEFWQIPARAYKELMEASAPVANYTNEVMASHFSDVMWLIEQILWKSFDKRLAAFLLEESALEDSPTLKTTHETIGHHLGSPREVVTRMLRYFQDEGLVKLSRGSVTLVDTARLQALAGD
- a CDS encoding rhodanese-like domain-containing protein; this encodes MGFLDFLRGPDMDGGVEQCRQTPGALLLDVRTPAEYAEGHIPGARNLPLQALDGIDAVAPARDTPLFLYCRSGARSGQAARLLQGSGYTRVTNIGGIISYHGPVER
- the trxA gene encoding thioredoxin: MSVLHITKENFVNEVLNSDRPVLVDFWASWCGPCRMVSPLVDEIAAEHPEIKVGKINVDEQPELASQFQVMSIPTLMVVKNGQVTQRTVGARPKNQILALVQEG